The genomic interval TGTACTCTCCTTCGATCGGCCCTTTCAAATGTATAGCTATGGTATGTGCTGAACTGCATAGACTGCTTGGTTCCCCATTACTGCTCGGTTTCTTCCTATGTCACCACTGCGTAGTTCACCAAAGAGTCCGCTCCTGATTTACTTTCATTCTATCCGGTTACGGTTCCGTATCATCATCTCGTTATGCTATTTACAAAACACTTTTACTCACACCGAGTTTGTGCCGATCTGTCCCTATCTCTCTCATTATTttttctcctcttccttcttcttgggttCCTCGATCTCGGGCTTGGGCAGCGggtccagctccagctcgccCCGGATTCGCTCCATGGCTCGGTACACCTTGGATTGCAGGTAGAAGGAGCCCGACTTGTGCTCCGAGTTGACAGTGTACAGATGAGTGAACTTCTTGTCGATTTGAGCCAGCACTGACTCGGACTCTGCAatgtcctccagcttgtgtttcttgttgagctcggcaACCACCTTGTCGAGGGCGGTCTCGTCCACGTCGAGAATCTTACAGGCCTCGTCCAGCTGGAGTCCTCCAAACTTGGATGCTGCCGACTTGGAGGTCTTGGAGGCGGCCTGGGCGGTAGCAGCCTGCTTGTAGGCCTGGGTGAAAGCCTTGGCGAAAACCTGGGTGCCGGTCACGACAACTTGATAGATGAGTCTGTGGGCCATGGTGAaatgtgtgtggtggttcTTAGCGGTGTGGAGAAAAGATTTCAGGTTTTTGCCAGAGTTTATTGTTTTGGGAGGTTCGAGGTTGGGAACTCTAAAAGTAAGTCGCAAGACTTGTAGTCGTGCGGATGGACTAGATGAAGGAGTTTCGGTATGAAAATGTGATGGGATTTTTCGCGTTAATCAACTCTTTACACTCTTATTTTTTCCACTTTACGACTTTACTTTACCACCCCAATCGGTCTTTTAATCCTACCCCTTGTCTTAGCTTGTCATACACTCTGCTGCACATGCACTCAGCCTAAACCTCCAAacttcatcaccaccagACACACACTCATCCAAGGTGAACAAACAACGAGCATCCCGCAAACAGTACAACACATATACGATATTAAACGACACAGTTCGAATCTACAACAATACCCATCCGTTTGTCGCTGACTAATCACTCCCCTCCACTATGAAATACGCTGTGGACGCGGGTATCATCAAATGCATATGCGGGTttgacgaggacgacggTTTCACCATCCAGTGCGAATCCTGTAACGTGTGGCAACACGCCGTGTGTGTGGGAATCGGCTCCGAGGCGGAGGTTCCAGACGTGTATCTCTGTGACCAGTGTGGACCTCGAGAACTGGATGTCAAAGCTGCCCATGAGAAACAAAAGACTCGCCTGGAGACTATCAAACAGATGCAGGAAAAGAAACGAAGGAAAGAATcggaagagaaggagggccAGTCAAATGGTGACGCGTCTGCAACTACCCAGGCCACGCAGACTCCTCCAGTGGCCCCCTCTAGAGAATCAACGGAACAGCCCAACAATGAGGAAAACGACTACCATTTCGATTACACTGTGATCCCCAGAAATACCGTGGACCCGGAAGTCAAGGATTATCTTGCCAAGTTGGCCAATGAGGAAATTATTGACAAGGACATCAGTTACATGTCTCTATCGGAGTATTCAAAGATTGTCAAGCCTAAGATGACCTTAAAGCTGTTCCAAGACAATCCAAAGTCCAAGTTCTGTGGCTTTTCTAAGCATGGACTTGTGGCCAATCAGCCTATTCAGAAAGACCGCTTCATCATCGAGTACGTGGGTCATGTTTCACATAAGGACCAGTACAAGGCAGACCCAATCAACCAGTATCGCATCCATCCAGTGCCCAAATCGTCAGTCTTGTTCCATCCAACGCTTCCTCTAGTGATAGATGGTCGTCTTGTAGGCAATGATGCGCGGTTCATGCGCCGTTCGTGCAATCCAAACTGCAGAGTGGCGACTGTCGTGGTTAACAACACCGATATCATTTTTGTCGTGTTTGCAACTGAACCAATCAAGCCAGGTACGGAGTTGACACTCGCATGGGAATGGGACACTCATCACCCCGTGCAAAAGATGCTTCATGGCACTGAAATCGACCAGCTCACCCCCCAAGAGAAACTGTGCCTGGGCAACATGGTAGAGACAATTCTGCAACGAACAGAGTGCTCCGACCCCACAAATTCTCAGTGCATTTTGCAGAAAATGAAGAAATGCGTGTCTGCAAACCCCCGATCTGTGCGAGGCTCGAAAACAAGAGCTCTTAACCTTCTTAAAGAGACGAATGGCGAGGGAGGCTCTTCGTACGAAGATTCGGGCAAGTCGTCATCAGCATCACCCAACCCGGAGCTCCTTCCTGGCTCTCAGGAGCTCAGTGTGGGTTTTGGAATTGGCTCGTCGTACAAAGGTTATGGAGGTTACGGAGGCATTCAGTTCCCGTCTCCTGTGCCTCCCACTTGCATGGACTATCTCGATAAGTTGGACGACGAGCATCGCACCATTGCTCTGGATTACATTGAGGCGTTTGCATACGTGGACCCGCCTTACTACGAAAGAGTACAGGAGCCGGTGTCTGTGCCCAGAACTCCCAAGTCACCGTTCCTTTCGCCATCACTGAAACGAAAAGAAGCTCCTGAGCGAGATGATCAGATCTCTAAAGAGACCCAGACCGTACCCATTGACAAACGACTACGATCTGGAGAGTCATCATCCATCAAACTCGAGTTTCAAGATGAACGAAGCGCCGCTACTTCAGAAGAGGATCCCATCCAGCCAAGAACCATCCCGTTTAAAACCAACCTTTACCGAATGTATCAAGTTCGATCTGCTTGCCCAGAGCCTGCTCCGCCCTCGCCGGTCGTTACAACGTCTTTCAAACGTCTCACTATGAAGGAATACTTTGATCATCCTACAGGCACTCCCTCAAAAGAAATCAAGCCAAaggtggaagagaagggCTCTGAATCGCCTGTCGACGATCGTCGAAACAGTGgagccaagaagggcaagcTTTCCTTTGCTGACTACATgaaacagaagaagaggggGGCATAAGACTGCTGCTCTACTATGGTAGCCCGAGTGGTGTACTTTTACTGTATATAGCTGTTATTGTATTTATTCAATGTAAGATGTAAGATGACGACTACCCTGGAGATGAACTGTTCTAGCATGAGCAAAAATACGTTgaagtgaaaaaaaaaaaatttaCTGCCTTCGACCAGATTTGAACTGATGATCTCAGCATTACTAGTGCTGCGCCTTACcacttggccacgaagGCAAGGATGTTAGCTCTGAACCTTAAATATTCAATCTACCGAGATATACAAATCACATGACAAAAACCCTAAAAAATGGGGGAAAAACGGGAGAAAAACCAGTAAACAAAAAGAATCAATTGAAAAtaaaattgaaaaaaaccAATTGAATTCTATAATTCTAGtttgagagaagagagatcAAACTTACAAGCTTCTGTAAAGCCATAAGCAtcttactacaagtaccataGCTTTCCTCTCCGCTGTGAGTTGTTGTTCGCACTTCAAAGCTCCATTTCgacttgtatgtacaggaCTCCTACTTAACATGTTGTGTTGTATTGTTTCTACACGCCAACTAATTAGGAAGGCACAACACGCAGTTCGAGTCTTGGCTACAGCCCTACGACATCTCGATAGCTCCATGATATGCTTTAAATAAATAGATGAATTCAGTTTAGCAAATGTAGACTCTCCACTCTCCAGGGACCAAGTCTAGCGCAAAAAATCTAATGGTGCAGTCAGCTCAGCTACTCTACCTCTatgttgttgctgctaATCGCACCTGCACCAATCTTGCGGTCGCGGAAGCTGTTGGTTTGGAGACCGGGGTATACGGGGCACTCCAGCTCTTCTGACCTGACCCAAACGTTGCCCTTGTCGAGGTCGGGAGTCAAGAACGAAGTCGTCTCGATGCGGATATCGCTGGACGAGCCGCCAAACTGGTCAACCAGAGGAGAATCATTGACTGATGGCGACTCGGATGCGCCCTCCAGAGAAGTACACGACTCCTGAGAGGATGGCGGCAGAGTGAAACTCATCAGCAGCACCGAATCTCGGACGGAGCGCTCGTAAGCGGTGAGCTGGCTGTCGGAGTGCTCGTCCAGACACGCGGGCGGCTCGTAATGAGACGACGCCGGGCTCGGGGGCTTGATGCATGGCTGAGGCGACAgagatacttgtacctgcGTGGGACTCTCAGGCTTTATGGCGTTGAGAGGCTTGGCCGTCACTCTCACCTTTGGAAGAGGGAGGGGGGGAGGAGGCATCTGGTCGTATGATGAGGCGCTGTCCGGGGTTTGGGGGAGTGTCTTGACAGTCACTCGGGCCTCGGTACTCTCCATTAAGGCCTCAACTTCGAAATTAGTTGTTCCAGTACTCCCCTTGTCCACAGCACCACTGCTCCCAGCCCCACTGTCGTGGCCCACGCTTTCGGAGATGCTAGCGTTGGTGGTGCTCCACTCGCTGTCGCTAGTCCCTCCTGTTGGCGGTCCCGATGTCATCCGCTCAGTCAGTGTGGTGTTTGTAGACCTGGCCTCGATGGATAGGCTCTCGATGGATGCAGCAATGGTTTCAAGAGGCGGCAGCTGAGGCAGTGGGATCTTGGGCACGATACCTACCCCGCCAGCTCCTCTGTTGGGGGTCTGCGTCGGAACAATGCTCGGAAcgttctccttgttgggACCTACCCGCTCCAGTTCAGAGGAAGCCACATCGGAGTCTCTTTTAAAAATGTTGGCCCAATGGCCaaacttcttcttggcaggGGCTGCACCGGCCAGGAAGCCTGCACCTCCAGAATTGACAGAAGAGTTCTTGGATGCAAGGGACAAGGACATGGACAtggcggcagcggcagcagcccCAGACAGGCTGTTCCTCTTGGTGCTTCCATTGACACCAGAGAGATGCGACTTGTTCATCTGGAGACCCTGGTTCTGTTTGAGGGAAGAAGCCAAAGTAGGAACGATGGCACTGTTGTTAGCATTGCTGTTATTGTGGCGGAGACTGGGGTCCATCAGAATGGGTGGGTCGCCATGGGGGTTCATGGCTGCCTGTTTGGTGATGCGGAGGGGGCTGCGCTTGAGAGTGCGGGGCACCTCGATTGATGACTCTTGGGCAAAGTACCGGTGGTACATAATGTCACGAGCGGAGCACCGAGCGTCTGGGTCCCACGTGAGGCACATGAGCACCACATCGGTTAGCGAAGCGTGTTCAGGATTGCACATGATGCTGTTGGAGCTTTGGCCAGTTTGGGCGTCAATATTAatgttgagcttggaaCATAACTCTGGGTGTCGACTCCATCGACCTCCGAGAGAGTTTTGGCCGGGGGTGCCCAACAATGCCACCTGGAGGCTGAACTGGTCCAGCTCGTTGGTGCCGGGGAACAGCGGCTTTAGATTTGCCACCTCGGCAGCCATGGCTCCAAAGGCCCAGATGTCCACGGGAGCAGAGTAGTACTCGCACCGGAGGAGAATCTCGGGGGCGCGGTACCATCTGGTGGACACGTAAGCTGTGTAAGGGTCTCTGTCTTCAATGTGACGGGACAGTCCAAAGTCGGCAATTTTGATCCGGAATCCCGAGTGTGGGGAAGAGGAGTTCTCGTTGTGGTAGGGGAGATAACGAGACACCAGGATGTTTTCAGGCTTGATGTCTCGATGGAAGAAGTTATGGCGATGGATGTGGTCAATACCGCAGATGATTTGCCACAGCATGGACCGTACGGCGTGGGGCTGGAACGGCACCTTCTCCTGTGCCTTCATGAGGTTGTAGAGGTTCATTTCCATGACCTCCATTGACATATGAAAGTGGTGGTTGACCGAGTCCACAAACATGTCGTGCACATTGACCAGGAAGCGGTGGGGGCGCACTTCACGGATGAACTCGACCTCTCGCAGGAGGTTGTAGTCGTCGATGGCCGCGagtttcttcttcatggtTTTGATGGCAACCATGGAGCCTGCGCGCATGTCCTCGTTCTCCATGGCGGCCTTTGATCTGACCCGTGCGAGCGACACATGGCCAAATGAGCCTTTGCCgatgttcttgagcagcacaTACCGGTCATCCAGCGACTTGACTGTGAGAGACCTCCTGTCTTCTGTGACAGGTTGGATGTCTggatgtgtttgtgttttcGTGGGTGgcattgtgtttgtgtacAACCGATGAAAGAGGGAGGTGTCACTGGGGCGGGGAGGGGGCTGAGATGACTCTGGCTATGTGACTCTGTGTGCgactgtctgtgtctgtataTCAGTGGATGATAGACGGACACAGAGGACGTTCACTTGTGGTGAGTGAAGAAGAGAGTGCAGTCTATTGTAAACAACAAAGAAGAGTGTGTCGACACAGAGGGAGTGTACGTACGGAAGAATAAGGGTGCAGTCCTTATTTGGTGGGTTTGGCGTTCCGAGAGTCCCGTCTCGAAAATCAGGGGAAAGTGACACTAATGCAGAGAAGAGGGAAGGGATCAAGTGGACATGCCCCTGTGGGTTAACAGCTGGCTGGAGGGTTGGCTGGAAGTGGAGCGTTCGCTGGTGTTGGTCTGTGGGCTACCTCTTAAAGACCgcttgtgtgtgtgtgtgtgtttgtatGTCTCTGGAAATCAGGTGATGAGTCGGCGATGGGAAATGAGGCTGTCCAAAAGACGAGGGGGTCTGGGTCTTGGTTGCAG from Yarrowia lipolytica chromosome 1F, complete sequence carries:
- a CDS encoding uncharacterized protein (Compare to YALI0F03047g, similar to Saccharomyces cerevisiae PAM16 (YJL104W); ancestral locus Anc_1.257, weakly similar to KLLA0F13860g Kluyveromyces lactis IPF 986.1), whose product is MAHRLIYQVVVTGTQVFAKAFTQAYKQAATAQAASKTSKSAASKFGGLQLDEACKILDVDETALDKVVAELNKKHKLEDIAESESVLAQIDKKFTHLYTVNSEHKSGSFYLQSKVYRAMERIRGELELDPLPKPEIEEPKKKEEEKK
- a CDS encoding uncharacterized protein (Compare to YALI0F03069g, similar to Saccharomyces cerevisiae SET4 (YJL105W) and SET3 (YKR029C); ancestral locus Anc_1.256, some similarities with uniprot|P36124 Saccharomyces cerevisiae YKR029c): MKYAVDAGIIKCICGFDEDDGFTIQCESCNVWQHAVCVGIGSEAEVPDVYLCDQCGPRELDVKAAHEKQKTRLETIKQMQEKKRRKESEEKEGQSNGDASATTQATQTPPVAPSRESTEQPNNEENDYHFDYTVIPRNTVDPEVKDYLAKLANEEIIDKDISYMSLSEYSKIVKPKMTLKLFQDNPKSKFCGFSKHGLVANQPIQKDRFIIEYVGHVSHKDQYKADPINQYRIHPVPKSSVLFHPTLPLVIDGRLVGNDARFMRRSCNPNCRVATVVVNNTDIIFVVFATEPIKPGTELTLAWEWDTHHPVQKMLHGTEIDQLTPQEKLCLGNMVETILQRTECSDPTNSQCILQKMKKCVSANPRSVRGSKTRALNLLKETNGEGGSSYEDSGKSSSASPNPELLPGSQELSVGFGIGSSYKGYGGYGGIQFPSPVPPTCMDYLDKLDDEHRTIALDYIEAFAYVDPPYYERVQEPVSVPRTPKSPFLSPSLKRKEAPERDDQISKETQTVPIDKRLRSGESSSIKLEFQDERSAATSEEDPIQPRTIPFKTNLYRMYQVRSACPEPAPPSPVVTTSFKRLTMKEYFDHPTGTPSKEIKPKVEEKGSESPVDDRRNSGAKKGKLSFADYMKQKKRGA
- a CDS encoding uncharacterized protein (Compare to YALI0F03113g, similar to Saccharomyces cerevisiae IME2 (YJL106W); ancestral locus Anc_1.255, some similarities with uniprot|P32581 Saccharomyces cerevisiae YJL106w IME2 ser/thr protein kinase), producing the protein MPPTKTQTHPDIQPVTEDRRSLTVKSLDDRYVLLKNIGKGSFGHVSLARVRSKAAMENEDMRAGSMVAIKTMKKKLAAIDDYNLLREVEFIREVRPHRFLVNVHDMFVDSVNHHFHMSMEVMEMNLYNLMKAQEKVPFQPHAVRSMLWQIICGIDHIHRHNFFHRDIKPENILVSRYLPYHNENSSSPHSGFRIKIADFGLSRHIEDRDPYTAYVSTRWYRAPEILLRCEYYSAPVDIWAFGAMAAEVANLKPLFPGTNELDQFSLQVALLGTPGQNSLGGRWSRHPELCSKLNINIDAQTGQSSNSIMCNPEHASLTDVVLMCLTWDPDARCSARDIMYHRYFAQESSIEVPRTLKRSPLRITKQAAMNPHGDPPILMDPSLRHNNSNANNSAIVPTLASSLKQNQGLQMNKSHLSGVNGSTKRNSLSGAAAAAAMSMSLSLASKNSSVNSGGAGFLAGAAPAKKKFGHWANIFKRDSDVASSELERVGPNKENVPSIVPTQTPNRGAGGVGIVPKIPLPQLPPLETIAASIESLSIEARSTNTTLTERMTSGPPTGGTSDSEWSTTNASISESVGHDSGAGSSGAVDKGSTGTTNFEVEALMESTEARVTVKTLPQTPDSASSYDQMPPPPLPLPKVRVTAKPLNAIKPESPTQVQVSLSPQPCIKPPSPASSHYEPPACLDEHSDSQLTAYERSVRDSVLLMSFTLPPSSQESCTSLEGASESPSVNDSPLVDQFGGSSSDIRIETTSFLTPDLDKGNVWVRSEELECPVYPGLQTNSFRDRKIGAGAISSNNIEVE